A region of Pristis pectinata isolate sPriPec2 chromosome 24, sPriPec2.1.pri, whole genome shotgun sequence DNA encodes the following proteins:
- the mrpl34 gene encoding 39S ribosomal protein L34, mitochondrial — translation MSVLRAAAGRCRWFPVQYSVPAVSLSPSQREVCSWALSRTSGLLTLNPAAGLQVEAAGCLTAWLFPWSQQQVRTKKRGTEYQPKTIKRLRTHGWQKRVSTRGGIEVILRRMLKGRASLTH, via the exons ATGAGCGTCCTGCGGGCGGCGGCGGGGCGGTGCAG GTGGTTCCCAGTGCAGTACTCGGTTCCCGCTGTCTCCCTCAGTCCCAGCCAACGCGAGGTCTGTAGTTGGGCCCTCTCGCGGACCTCTGGCCTCCTGACACTGAACCCTGCGGCAGGGCTGCAAGTGGAGGCGGCCGGCTGCCTCACCGCCTGGCTCTTCCCTTGGAGCCAGCAACAGGTCCGGACGAAGAAGCGGGGTACAGAGTACCAGCCAAAGACCATCAAGCGGTTACGGACCCACGGCTGGCAGAAGCGGGTCAGCACCCGCGGTGGCATCGAGGTGATTCTGCGCAGGATGCTGAAGGGAAGGGCGTCACTGACCCACTGA